In Hippoglossus stenolepis isolate QCI-W04-F060 chromosome 20, HSTE1.2, whole genome shotgun sequence, the following are encoded in one genomic region:
- the tdrd15 gene encoding tudor domain-containing protein 15 gives MSVTDAAAGQSLGSRHQESQNPRPSASCALWPVDLKLTHMDWNPEATLIHFQGQYLTICELDYTILQGEIQNIPKTKAAVDIGEFCLVEDLTSARWFRGRVQNRREDLFDVFLIDHGNVLSVDVTHVSSCSNDLFILPPKIVCGFLANVLLLPSCSHAVVEQYFSNLIGRNVSGDIQALLPHKVLLLEAPDINSDLVRHGFGRHVDTDTFLLLVEMLTELPLKQNMEPVPDLLIEKPRGHDYRFKLAGFQGFRDTLSFCRPRLSCGTRAKVRVTAAVNPRLFHCQMASMKTDLWEMSNKLASVCEYRTKDYSQKTPENLGLLCSVKSKDGKWNRGYVQCLPINSQLRVFLIDYGYFESIKVENVLRLPSDLCSTPIMAFPCSLSCLRDQDEAVKPQQLSLLRAGLLGEELDVDIRSYDEEQHLYTVTLFGAEDADVKEPEQERLLKGVESVSEAEELSPQGGFLYYETIMGGALDKTLEAEEVQEDSVFVGYVEHVQNPNHFWIRTQKRNEEFEEMMTKMEDHFSQVKLEEDVLVDPELGAQCCAVYEKDMHFYRGVVTDTLEHGAEVLFIDFGNIEKVPHMLIKKIPEAFARKSAFAFCCTLVNVFPLDEVWTSTSSDAFRQAVSNKALLVHVVQRRKNKFVVDLYEMGQDNSQSISDLLITSEQVECWKVTTESLVHNNTKATENSKCPRHRLTSDIGRKTKQSESYEEEENACKNEIKKSRIPVSFKPLSVKPGFEFAVQCTNIESSSDFWCQPKDKGPALEELMDKIQKHYSTSTSPVESGVECCVAKSLDGRWYRAFITDKHNDHASVMLIDYGLSIWVQEHHLQAIMPEYVDLEGQAFRCSFSTLIEPTDPESCGSWGPEACRSVRKFVQDSAGGLRCNVVSHLIVQNKGFYNVVDLYNTQTQQNLTSWLVKQGLATAATISTRQLSTVSPETFVYSSYDLSPGNEEQVYVTHVSNQWEVYCHLERNSEIIEELEKKISEESEKMMQASTRAVVRKLCLGKYFDGKCYRVLAHPVPSPLHLSVFFVDYGNKSISEKTQVTFIPRDCADLLYTPMQALRCRLASVSEEELYADVKEWLDRTILNKQVRAVVVGRREDGSFDVVLFDGDVNINEKVKELVLSLSPKQKTVVSSAPTIKKTEVKTPHKGNAKIPVKSTSQRKGKSSSHRGAQVGNAPPKKKEDTKNCVHGKVQNKNTKMKQPNDNKTKSSAAEKTRRNSEVKQQRDKDTNSEKPQNTQKIEIPQLPCLPDKNISAGLRAKCFVSHINSINSFFLHLADDEPAIVKMCEGLNSSTFRSSLKSVVSVRINDLVLAVYEEDGALYRSVVKRSEGSSSFAVEFVDYGNSAVVEKEKIHLIPEEHLSQPRFSLSCCLVDTSAFENDASFTDAVMETPVMVDFVRQAGTQWKVKLQILDGEVDLPAALEAVVETGPENKEEDEEEEESPVTSTKMEQEMTSEENHLRAETSVNETTTFERVVQSVAKCQNVSLPNKLKVKTCRRLRSRITKKRGMKRNRRETNDCTDAFIPPSVQAKDRENGTVLSVLSDGDFYVRLARTSFLLDALDRFTAENLCRCEPVAEEDVKQGLKCFVQVPTDNTWQRAVVQHVGEERCNVLLVDHGITEEIPNASIRRQCGDLTRIPNLAVLCRINCFGFSEREETDKSWCETLKPLIGKDVSVVFVRFSGAENLWMVELVVNGLFIMNQHDQRIPSEAGTQNDPNTSRPQRLVFAPIDLDSGYFGFAAAVTTPCEFSVVLEDFLLITDKVSVMLEELPEQMSPLPDAHIVQGTCCLLKSDSKNKWCRTEIVNTDAAVVLNLVDYGHCESVPLKHCSELRMLPEELLKLPKVTYPCILRGVKPAADTQWTDEAADFFQQCLNQKNLQIFFREFVSHAHWKVDILADGAHVARELVEAGHADYVDVMLGLRFQELIPCLVPLSSDSERASEQEVEASDGTSDPSAEEDEGRKLLSSLSGSTRCDVM, from the exons ATGTCGGTTACTGATGCCGCTGCCGGTCAGTCGCTGGGCTCCAGGCATCAAGA GTCTCAGAATCCACGTCCATCAGCATCATGTGCCCTTTGGCCAGTGGACCTGAAATTAACACACATGGACTGGAACCCGGAAGCCACCCTGATTCACTTCCAGGGACAGTACCTCACCATCTGTGAGCTGGACTATACCATTCTCCAGGGGGAAATACAGAACATACCAAAGACAAAAGCTGCAGTGGATATTGGAGAGTTTTGCCTTGTGGAGGATTTGACTTCTGCCCGCTGGTTCAGAGGAAGAGTTCAGAATCGACGAGAAGACTTGTTTGACGTATTCCTCATCGATCACGGAAACGTCTTGAGCGTGGACGTTACCCACGTGTCCTCCTGTTCAAACGACCTGTTCATCCTACCTCCAAAAATAGTTTGTGGCTTCCTTGcaaatgtgctgctgcttccGAGCTGTTCTCATGCTGTAGTGGAGCAATACTTTTCTAACCTGATTGGAAGAAACGTCTCAGGTGACATTCAAGCCCTCCTTCCCCACAAAGTCCTCCTGTTGGAAGCCCCTGACATCAACAGCGACCTTGTAAGACATGGGTTCGGGAGACATGTGGACACAGataccttcctcctcctggttgAGATGCTGACAGAGCTGCCGCTCAAACAGAATATGGAACCAGTGCCTGACTTACTCATTGAAAAGCCACGGGGACACGATTATCGCTTCAAACTAGCGGGTTTCCAGGGATTCAGAGACACTCTGTCCTTCTGTCGGCCGAGATTGAGTTGTGGGACACGTGCAAAGGTGCGAGTAACTGCTGCCGTCAACCCCAGGCTGTTCCACTGTCAAATGGCCAGTATGAAAACCGATCTTTGGGAAATGTCCAACAAGCTGGCTTCAGTCTGTGAGTACAGAACCAAAGATTACAGCCAGAAGACGCCAGAAAACCTGGGTTTACTGTGCTCAGTGAAAAGCAAAGACGGGAAATGGAACAGAGGCTACGTGCAGTGTCTCCCCATCAACTCTCAACTCAGAGTTTTCCTCATTGACTATGGATACTTTGAATCTATTAAAGTTGAGAACGTCCTCAGGTTGCCCTCCGATCTCTGTTCAACACCCATCATGGCGTTCCCCTGCTCGCTCTCCTGTCTGCGTGATCAGGACGAGGCCGTCAAACCTCAGCAGCTGAGTCTCCTCCGGGCAGGTTTGCTGGGGGAGGAGTTGGACGTGGATATCAGAAGTTATGATGAAGAGCAGCATCTGTACACCGTGACATTGTTTGGTGCTGAAGATGCTGATGTGAAGGAACCAGAGCAAGAGCGTCTCCTAAAGGGAGTTGAGTCGGTTTCTGAAGCAGAAGAATTGTCACCTCAGGGTGGTTTTCTGTACTATGAAACCATCATGGGGGGAGCCCTTGATAAAACACTGGAAGCAGAAGAGGTGCAGGAAGACTCAGTGTTTGTGGGCTATGTTGAACACGTCCAGAATCCAAACCACTTCTGGATCAGAACACAAAAACGCAATGAGGAGTTTGAAGAGATGATGACGAAAATGGAAGATCACTTCAGTCaagtgaagctggaggaagACGTGCTCGTGGATCCTGAGCTCGGAGCCCAGTGCTGTGCAGTTTATGAGAAGGACATGCACTTCTACAGGGGCGTGGTCACGGACACTCTGGAGCACGGAGCTGAAGTTCTCTTCATCGATTTTGGGAACATTGAGAAAGTGCCACACATGTTGATCAAGAAAATACCGGAGGCATTTGCCAGAAAATCAGCATTTGCCTTTTGTTGTACTCTTGTTAATGTATTTCCTTTGGATGAAGTCTGGACGAGCACGTCCTCCGACGCTTTCAGACAAGCTGTGTCAAACAAAGCTCTGTTGGTCCACGTGGTccaaaggaggaaaaacaagtttGTGGTCGACCTCTATGAGATGGGACAGGACAACAGTCAGAGTATCAGCGATCTCCTGATCACCTCAGAACAAGTTGAATGCTGGAAGGTGACCACTGAGTCTCTagtgcacaacaacacaaaggcTACAGAAAACTCAAAGTGCCCAAGACATCGTCTGACGTCAGACATCGGTcggaaaacaaagcaaagtgaaagttatgaagaggaagagaacgcgtgtaaaaatgaaatcaaGAAGTCTCGGATCCCTGTCAGCTTCAAACCTTTAAGCGTCAAACCTGGGTTTGAGTTTGCTGTTCAATGCACTAACATCGAGTCTTCATCAGATTTCTGGTGCCAACCTAAAGATAAAGGTCCAGCTTTGGAAGAACTGATGGATAAAATTCAGAAGCACTACTCAACCAGCACGTCGCCCGTTGAGTCAGGGGTTGAGTGTTGTGTTGCTAAGTCTCTAGATGGAAGATGGTACCGAGCCTtcatcacagacaaacacaacgaTCATGCCAGTGTGATGTTGATTGACTACGGTTTATCCATCTGGGTCCAGGAGCATCATCTTCAGGCAATAATGCCAGAATATGTCGATTTGGAAGGACAAGCGTTCAGGTGCAGTTTTTCAACCCTGATTGAACCAACTGACCCTGAGAGCTGTGGGAGCTGGGGCCCGGAGGCGTGTCGCTCGGTGAGAAAGTTCGTCCAGGACAGCGCTGGCGGTCTGAGATGTAACGTTGTCTCTCATCTGATTGTGCAAAACAAAGGGTTCTACAATGTTGTGGATCTTTACAACACCCAGACCCAACAGAACCTAACAAGCTGGCTTGTTAAACAGGGTCTGGCAACAGCGGCAACAATCTCAACCAGGCAGTTATCAACAGTGTCCCCTGAGACTTTCGTCTACTCCTCTTATGATCTGAGTCCTGGAAATGAAGAGCAAGTGTACGTGACCCACGTGAGTAACCAGTGGGAGGTCTACTGCCACCTGGAGAGAAACAGCGAAATCATCGAGGAGCTTGAGAAGAAGATCTCAGAGGAGAGCGAGAAAATGATGCAAGCCAGCACAAGAGCTGTGGTGAGGAAGCTGTGCCTGGGGAAATACTTCGATGGCAAATGTTACAGAGTGCTGGCACATCCGGTTCCGTCCCCCCTGCATCTCAGTGTCTTCTTTGTGGATTACGGAAACAAAAGCATATCTGAGAAAACCCAGGTCACATTCATTCCCAGAGACTGTGCCGATCTGCTGTACACCCCCATGCAGGCTCTCCGGTGTCGCCTCGCCTCAGTGTCCGAGGAGGAGCTCTATGCCGACGTCAAGGAATGGCTGGACAGAACAATCCTCAACAAGCAGGTCAGAGCCGTCGTAGTTGGACGGAGAGAAGATGGCTCGTTTGATGTTGTGCTGTTTGACGGAGACGTGAACATCAATGAGAAGGTGAAGGAGCTCGTTCTCAGTCTTTCACCGAAGCAAAAAACTGTTGTTAGTTCTGCTCCCACgataaaaaagacagaagttAAAACTCCTCACAAGGGAAACGCAAAGATCCCAGTCAAGAGTACGAGCCAACGTAAAGGGAAATCGAGTTCCCACAGAGGTGCTCAAGTTGGTAATGCCCCCccgaaaaagaaagaagacacAAAAAACTGTGTTCATGGGAAAGTTCAGAACAAGAACACGAAAATGAAACAGCCAAACGACAACAAGACAAAGAGCAGCGCTGCTGAGAAAACACGGAGAAACTCTGAGGTtaaacaacaaagagacaagGACACAAATTCAGAAAAACCTCAAAACACCCAAAAAATTGAAATCCCTCAACTCCCATGTTTGCCCGACAAGAACATTAGTGCCGGTCTCCGAGCGAAATGCTTCGTCTCCCACATCAACTCAATCAACAGCTTTTTCCTTCACCTGGCAGATGACGAACCCGCCATCGTGAAAATGTGTGAAGGTCTGAACTCTTCTACCTTCAGAAGTTCCTTAAAGTCCGTCGTGTCCGTGAGAATCAACGACCTTGTTCTGGCCGTGTACGAGGAGGACGGCGCTCTGTATCGCTCTGTGGTGAAACGCTCTGAAGGGAGCTCCAGCTTCGCAGTGGAGTTTGTGGACTATGGGAACTCAGCAGTcgtggagaaggagaaaatcCACCTGATACCAGAAGAGCATCTCTCTCAGCCTAGATTCAGTTTATCCTGCTGCCTGGTGGACACGAGCGCGTTTGAAAATGATGCTTCTTTCACCGATGCTGTCATGGAGACGCCTGTCATGGTCGACTTTGTCCGTCAAGCTGGAACTCAGTGGAAAGTCAAGCTCCAGATTCTAGATGGAGAGGTTGATCTTCCTGCAGCACTTGAAGCGGTTGTTGAAACCGGtcctgaaaacaaagaagaagacgaagaggaagaggagtctcCTGTGACTTCAACTAAAATGGAGCAGGAAATGACATCTGAAGAGAACCACCTCAGAGCAGAAACTAGCGTCAATGAAACGACAACTTTCGAGAGAGTCGTGCAATCTGTTGccaaatgtcaaaatgtgtcACTGCCGAACAAACTGAAGGTGAAAACCTGCAGGCGCCTCAGGAGTCGCAtcacaaagaagagagggatgaagaggaatCGGAGGGAAACGAACGATTGTACTGATGCTTTCATTCCTCCGAGTGTTCAGGccaaagacagagagaatggAACAGTTCTGTCCGTCCTGAGCGACGGGGATTTCTACGTCCGACTTGCTCGGACCAGCTTCCTGCTCGATGCCCTGGACAGATTCACAGCTGAGAACCTGTGCAGATGTGAGCCGGTGGCGGAAGAGGACGTCAAACAAGGCCTCAAGTGCTTCGTTCAGGTTCCCACAGACAACACGTGGCAAAGGGCTGTTGTTCAGCATGTGGGTGAGGAAAGGTGCAACGTCCTACTGGTGGATCATGGAATTACAGAGGAAATTCCAAACGCCTCGATCCGACGACAGTGTGGAGACTTGACAAGAATCCCCAACCTGGCAGTGCTGTGCAGAATAAACTGCTTTGGGTTCAGCGAGCGAGAGGAAACCGACAAATCCTGGTGTGAGACGCTGAAACCGCTGATCGGCAAAGACGTCAGCGTCGTGTTTGTGCGTTTCTCAGGAGCTGAAAACCTGTGGATGGTTGAACTCGTCGTTAACGGACTGTTCATCATGAACCAACACGATCAGAGGATCCCATCAGAGGCTGGAACTCAGAACGACCCCAACACAAGTCGTCCTCAGAGACTCGTCTTCGCTCCTATCGACTTGGACTCCGGATACTTTGGCTTCGCTGCTGCGGTGACGACTCCGTGTGAGTTCAGCGTCGTCCTCGAGGATTTTCTCCTCATCACGGACAAAGTGTCCGTGATGCTGGAGGAGCTCCCTGAGCAGATGTCTCCTCTCCCTGACGCCCACATAGTCCAGGGCACCTGTTGCCTTTTGAAATCAGACTCCAAGAACAAGTGGTGCAGGACAGAAATCGTGAATACCGACGCCGCTGTGGTGCTGAACCTGGTGGATTATGGGCATTGTGAGTCCGTGCCACTCAAGCACTGCTCCGAGCTGAGGATGCTTCCAGAGGAGCTGCTAAAACTCCCCAAGGTGACCTACCCCTGCATCCTGCGGGGGGTGAAgccagctgcagacacacagtggACCGATGAGGCAGCGGATTTCTTTCAGCAATGTTTGAACCAGAAGAACCTTCAGATCTTCTTCAGAGAGTTCGTGTCACACGCTCACTGGAAGGTGGACATTTTGGCAGATGGCGCCCATGTGGCCAGGGAGCTGGTGGAGGCCGGACACGCCGACTATGTGGACGTCATGCTGGGACTCAG GTTCCAGGAGCTGATCCCCTGCCTCGTCCCTCTGAGCTCGGAcagcgagagagcgagcgaaCAGGAAGTGGAAGCCTCTGATGGGACGTCCGATCCTTCagctgaggaagacgaggggagGAAACTACTCAGTTCTTTGTCCGGATCCACTCGAT GCGACGTCATGTGA